The sequence below is a genomic window from Sorangiineae bacterium MSr12523.
ATCCTCCGGTGTGGTCACGCGGATGCGCGTTCGAAAGGGCTGATTGGCCCCGGGCATGGCGGCTTTGGTCGTGCCCGCGTAAAAATCGGGCTCGTAGACGCGCGCCTCGGCGCGGTTTTCCTCGGTGATGCCGATGTCATCGCGAAATCCGAGCGCGGGAACGAATGTCGCGTCCAGGTTCGAGAGCACCACGCTCGAAGGCAAAATGAATTGGTGCACGCGCCCGCCGTTGGCACTCGCCCCATCGGGCACACGCGCGTGGTAGGAAAAGCCGATTCGCGCGGTCGCGTGCGGCTTCAGCGCCCATTCGAAGATGCGCAGGTTCGAGCGATTTTCCGGCGCATAGGGCTCCCCATTCAGGGTGAACTCGAGGTCGCGCATGTGCCGTGCGGTCGTCAGTGGAATGCGCCGAATCGGGGCTTCGGTACGATTTTCCAATTCGTACGTTCCGCGCACGTGCATCGAGCCCGCGGAAGGCTCCAACTCGACATCGACGTCCACGAAGGTCAAATCCGGAAGCGGTGCATCGCGGTACGTGACGACGTTTTGCTTCCAATAATCCTTGTCGGCCCGCTTTGCCGCGTCACCCTGGTACCCCGACGCAACCTGGGCCCATACGGCCACGCCAAGCCCCAACACCGGGACCCAATACGGTGCAAGCCCAAGGCGTCCACGCAAACCTACGGCCAATCGCAAAAAGAGAATCGTCAGCGATACGACGTAAATCCGATTCAGAATCAGCACCGTGCGATCGCATTCCAGAACACTGATATCGCTCCAGGCGACGCTCTTCCAAAGTAGCCAATTGGTCGCCCAGGTCATCTGGCCTTTGACCCCGAGCCACGCGGTCGCCGCGAGCAACACGAGGCCTGCGGCGTAGGTGAGGGATCGGCTCCGCGAGCGGGCATACACCATGGCCGCAAAGGCACAGAAAAACGCGAGTGTCGGCATCCCCAGGACGAGCCACGACAGCACGAACGGCCCCACGGCCCACGAGGGCGCGCCGCGCAGCACGAGCACCAACAGGCAGACGAGCCAGGCGACCGTCAGGATCGCCATTCCCAACACGAGATTCGCCAGCACGGCGCCCAGCATGCGCGTGCCCGCGGAGATTGGCGTGGTGCCCACGATGTCCGCGATGCGCGTGCGCGCGTCACGCCCCATCGATTCCACGGTGTAGAAGAAAAGCATCGCCGCGGTGCCCAGGAGCAAGCCCGGGCCACATTTGCGCGCAAGCATCCCCGGCATGGGCAGCAGGTTGCTTTCGAACGGCCCCATAGCATCGAGCACGCCCGGCACGATGGCAATCAAGATGACCGGCACGAACAGATAAAGCCCCGATTGCCGCAGCAGTGCGGAAAGCTCCGCGCGCACGAGCCGCGCCAATGTTCGCGCCACGGAAGGCCGCGCGTGCCGCACCGCGATCTCGTCTGCCCGCACCGCCGAGCGCACCTGCTCGATCGGCTCGATGCGTGCGTTCTCCTTTCGCGGGGCGCGCGGCCGACGTGCCACCCAGGTCACCGCGGCGAGCCCCACGCCCGCCCAGGCGGCACGCGAAGCGAGAAAGTCCGCGCCCCAAACCACGCGCGCCCCATTGTAGAACGCCGCACCGCGGTCCACGTCGAGGTACGTCTGTTCCAGCCAGCGAAACCCGGTGGGGTCGAGCATCATCAGCCACGTCCGCACCGCAGGGGCGAGATCCGGTGGGTACCATTCCCAGAACACGAAATTGCACAGCAGCAGCAAGGCCACCGGAAACACGAACACCGCAATACCGCGCCCCGACCACGATCCCAGCGCGAAGGCCACCCCGGAAAGGAATACGACGGTGGGCAGGGCCAATACCAAAATGGGAACGACGTATTGCCCAATGGAAAAAGGCCCTCGAATGCCGGAATTGGGCGCCGGGCCCAGGTGATTGCACGCCATGACGAAGAGCGTGTGCAGCCCGAGCAGGAGCAAACACGCGACGGCGGCCGCGCCGTATTTCGCCCAGACATGCTCGTGGCGGCGGAGCGGCGTGGTCGCCAGCATGTCCCCGATGCGTGCGCGCTCTTCGCGCACCAAGGGCATGCCGCATGCGATGGCTACGAAGAATCCGTGCGCGAGCAAGGTGCCAATGCCAAAGAAGTGCGCCGTGGCGAACTCCGATGTCACCCACGCCTTGGTCACGCCTGCGGAGCCATCACCTGCACTGATGGCCAAAGCGCCGCGACCATAAAGCCAGGAGATGACCAAAAGCACCGTTCCCCATATCCAAAAGAGCGGGCGGCGCCGGTACTCGGCAAAGTCGGCACGCATCACGGTGCGAATGCGGTGTGCGGCGGGGCTCACGCGGCCCTCGTGATGTCGGTCTCGTCGTTCATCATCAGCACGAACGCATCCTCGAGGGTGGGCGGCACAGACTGAAACCGCGGCTCGGGGGCTTCACCGTCTTGGGCGAACAGGCGCACGTGCATGGCGCCCTCGACGAGGAACGCCTGCGTCACCGTAAAGCGATCTCCGGCACCCTCGAGTTCCTCCTCGTGGATGCGCCCTTCGAAGATGCACCCTGCGAGCGCGCCCCGTGCCTCGCCCGGGCTGGTGACGCGCACCACCCGCCCTTGCCGCAGCACCGCGAAACGCGGGCAGAGCACGGCCACGTCTTCCACGAGGTGCGTCGACAGAATCACGGTGCTCTTCTTTCCCAGCTCGGACAGAAGCCGGTACACGCGCTGCCGCTCTTGCGGATCGAGCCCCGCCGTCGGCTCGTCCACCACGACCAAGCGCGGCTCGCCCGCGATGGCCTGCGCAAGCCCCAGGCGCTGCCGCATGCCGCCGGAGTACGTGCCCACCTTGCGATTGGCCACCGCCAGAAGATTCACCTCGCCGAGCAGAGCATCGACCAGGCCATCACCGGATATACCTTTCAAATCGAGAAAGAACTGGAGCATCTGCCGCCCCGTGAGGTGCGGATAGAGGCCGAACTCCTGGGGCAGGTAGCCGAGTTTCTCCCGCACGAATTCCGGGCGCGCGACGATGTCCACGCCGTCCAAATGCACGGAGCCGGCGCTCGGTGCGAGCAGGCCCGTGAGGATCTTCATCAAGGTGGACTTGCCCGCGCCGTTGGGCCCGAGAAGGCCGAACATGCCCTTGCCTATCTCGAGCGACACGTCGGTGAGTGCGGCTACGCCGCCGGGGTGAATCTTGGTCAGCGATTCGATGCGAAGCACGGTTGGCCTCCTAAGCCGGGCCCAAACGTTCACGGAGCGCGGCATAGCCCGGAAGATCCACCGCCCCGAAGAGTTGCTGCGTGCGTGCGAATGCCTGGGCGAACGCCGCCGCGTCGGCCTTGGCTTCGATGAGGCGCTGAAAGCCCACCACGGTCATCTCGGATTTGATGCCGCTATGGTGCACGACCGAGAGGCATGGGCTTTCGCTCCACACGGCTTGATGCACGCCCTCGCCGCCCGTGCGCAGCAGCGCAAAGAGGTACTCGCGTGCATCGGCCACGATGTTGAGCCATTGTCCGCCCGGCCAAGCTTCGAGCTGGCGCGCGCCCGCGGGGTTCTCGAACACGTGAATGCCCGGCGGGAACGTCGCCGGCGCGTAGGTCTGCACGCAGACGGAGACACCGCGGCGTGCAGCCTTTTCCAGATCGCCCCGTAAGAGCTCGACCGACTCGGGAAACAAATCGCAAAGCAGCACCTTCTGCCCGCGCTCGATCATCGCCCGGGCGCGCGCGAGCACCTGATCGTGCGCGGCGAGTTGGTAAACGCGCTCGTCGGGGGCGGGGCCACGCAGCTTGGCCAGCGCCTGCTCCGCGCGCGTGCGCGCCTGGGCGAATTGCTGCTGCAGTTGCCCGATCAATTCCGCCGGCGGCACCGCACGGCAAAGCCGCCCCGAGCTCTCCTCCACGAGGATCGCGCCCTTGCGTTGAAGCGACTCGACGGCCTTGTAGACATTGGCCGCCGCCTTTCCCACCTCCTGGGCGACCTTGTAGGCGGTTGCCGGAGAGTGTTCCACCAAGGTGACGTACACCTCCGCCTCCAATGCGGTGAAACCCAAGTCGACCAGCGCCTCGATGCAGAGTTCCCGCGTCATCGATCGTATTAGTAGCACGAGCTACTAACACGTCTAGCCGGGATGCATTTCGTGATCAAAACGGTCGATCGCGAACACTAAGGGGCAGAGAACATGGCGCCGGAGCGCACGACACGTAGGGAAGGTCCCATGCTGCGCGACAACGCCATCGTGCGTTGGCAGCCGGCCGCGCGCGCGGAAGCACTCGAGCCCGGTACGGTGTTCGCGGACCGCTACGTCGTGCAAGGTTGCTTGGGCAAGGGTGGGATGGGGCTCCTGTTTCGCGCCTTCGACCTGCACCTCGAACGGCAGATCGCGCTGAAGATTCTGCACGCCCACACGGGCTGGAGCCTCGAATCGAATCCGCGGGTGCGCATCTTGCGAGAAGCCCGCGCGGCCGCTGCACTCTCGCATTGGAACGTGGTGACGATCCACGACGTCGGCGAGCACGACGGGCTCGCCTTCATGGCCATGGAATACGTGGCCGGCGAATCGCTGGCGGCCGCCGTCCGAAAGAACCTTGCACCGTTCGCGGTGCGTTTGCGCTGGATGACCGATGTCGCCCAGGTGCTCGCCGCCGCCCACGCGCGCGGCTTGATTCACCGCGACATCAAGCCGGAAAACGTGATGATCACCCGCCGGGGCGAGGTCAAAGTGCTCGACTTCGGCATTGCGCGTTACGGCGAGGACGAGACGAGCGCGTGGATCGTGGGCACGCCGGGCTACATGCCCCCGGAGCAAAATCGCGGGGAAGCCATCGATGCGCGCGCAGACCAGTTCGCCTGGGCGGTGACGGCGTACGAAGCCTTCACCGGCCAGCTGCCCTGGAAGGAAATGCCCCGCGACAACGCCACGGACTACGGCGCACCGAAGCCGCTGGATGGCGCCGTGCCCCCGCACATTGCCGCGGCGCTCGCCCGCGCCATGTCCATGCGGCCAGCGGATCGCTTTCCCTCGATGCGCCATCTC
It includes:
- a CDS encoding ATP-binding cassette domain-containing protein gives rise to the protein MLRIESLTKIHPGGVAALTDVSLEIGKGMFGLLGPNGAGKSTLMKILTGLLAPSAGSVHLDGVDIVARPEFVREKLGYLPQEFGLYPHLTGRQMLQFFLDLKGISGDGLVDALLGEVNLLAVANRKVGTYSGGMRQRLGLAQAIAGEPRLVVVDEPTAGLDPQERQRVYRLLSELGKKSTVILSTHLVEDVAVLCPRFAVLRQGRVVRVTSPGEARGALAGCIFEGRIHEEELEGAGDRFTVTQAFLVEGAMHVRLFAQDGEAPEPRFQSVPPTLEDAFVLMMNDETDITRAA
- a CDS encoding TrmB family transcriptional regulator, whose product is MTRELCIEALVDLGFTALEAEVYVTLVEHSPATAYKVAQEVGKAAANVYKAVESLQRKGAILVEESSGRLCRAVPPAELIGQLQQQFAQARTRAEQALAKLRGPAPDERVYQLAAHDQVLARARAMIERGQKVLLCDLFPESVELLRGDLEKAARRGVSVCVQTYAPATFPPGIHVFENPAGARQLEAWPGGQWLNIVADAREYLFALLRTGGEGVHQAVWSESPCLSVVHHSGIKSEMTVVGFQRLIEAKADAAAFAQAFARTQQLFGAVDLPGYAALRERLGPA